A portion of the Planctomycetia bacterium genome contains these proteins:
- a CDS encoding sigma-70 family RNA polymerase sigma factor: MVALRGQTTDFLGRSVNSSPRHAYQRECSSISPPSSPNAAPPLAELSDEELLLKYRAQADRRAFNELVKRYERELYSYLQRYLGDATLAEDVFQATFLQVHLKCQQFESERKVRPWLYTIATHQAIDCQRRNKRHKLVSLDRRHGEDGESEPGALLDLLEARDPSPDDNLEAVERRDWARDAVAKLPETLQVAVNLIYHQGLKYREAAEILKVPVGTVKSRLHTAMLRLNEAWNNSEHSRHER, from the coding sequence ATGGTAGCCTTACGCGGACAGACAACGGATTTTCTTGGCCGCTCGGTGAACTCCTCACCCCGCCATGCGTATCAGAGAGAGTGCAGTTCGATTAGCCCTCCCAGCTCCCCCAACGCCGCCCCTCCCCTGGCCGAACTCTCGGACGAAGAGTTGCTGCTGAAATACCGCGCCCAGGCGGATCGGCGGGCGTTTAACGAACTGGTGAAACGGTACGAGCGCGAGCTGTACAGCTACCTGCAACGCTACCTTGGAGACGCGACCCTGGCCGAAGATGTCTTTCAGGCGACCTTCCTGCAAGTCCATCTGAAATGCCAGCAGTTCGAGTCCGAACGCAAGGTGCGCCCGTGGTTGTACACCATCGCCACGCACCAGGCCATCGACTGCCAACGACGAAACAAGCGACACAAGCTGGTCAGCCTCGACCGGCGTCACGGCGAAGACGGCGAAAGCGAACCGGGGGCTTTGCTGGACCTGCTGGAAGCCCGGGACCCGTCGCCGGACGACAACCTGGAAGCGGTGGAGCGGCGCGATTGGGCCCGCGATGCCGTGGCCAAGCTGCCGGAGACGCTGCAAGTGGCCGTGAATTTGATCTACCACCAAGGACTGAAATACCGCGAAGCCGCGGAAATCTTGAAAGTGCCGGTTGGAACCGTGAAGAGCCGCCTGCATACGGCGATGTTGCGTCTCAATGAAGCGTGGAACAACTCCGAACACAGCCGCCATGAACGCTAA